In a single window of the Massilia oculi genome:
- the glnA gene encoding type I glutamate--ammonia ligase, with protein sequence MAKSAADVMQLVKDNEVKFVDLRFADTRGKEQHVTVPVSHFDLDKFESGHAFDGSSIAGWKGIEASDMLLMPDPSTANLDPFMEETTLFMQCDVIEPSDGKGYDRDPRSIAKRAEAYLKSSGIGDTAYFGPEPEFFIFDSVRWKIDMSGCFVKIDSEEASWSTDKEFEGGNSGHRPTVKGGYFPVPPVDSFQDMRSEMSLILESMGIPVEVHHHEVAGAGQNELGTKFSTLVERADWTQNLKYVIWNVAHSYGKTATFMPKPINGDNGSGMHVHQSIWKDGKNLFAGDGYAGLSETALFYIGGIIKHARALNAITNPGTNSYKRLVPGYEAPVKLAYSARNRSASIRIPHVANPKGRRIETRFPDPLANVYLCFAALLMAGLDGIQNKIHPGEAATKDLYHLPPEEDKLIPTVCASLEEALEALDKDREFLTRGGVFSDSMIDAYIELKMNEVQRLRMTPHPAEFDMYYSS encoded by the coding sequence ATGGCAAAGTCCGCCGCAGATGTAATGCAACTGGTCAAGGACAACGAAGTCAAATTCGTTGATTTACGCTTCGCCGATACCCGCGGCAAGGAACAGCACGTCACGGTCCCGGTGTCGCACTTCGACCTGGACAAATTCGAATCCGGCCACGCCTTCGACGGTTCGTCGATCGCCGGCTGGAAAGGTATTGAAGCCTCGGACATGCTCCTGATGCCGGACCCGAGCACCGCCAACCTCGACCCGTTCATGGAAGAGACCACGCTGTTCATGCAGTGCGACGTCATCGAACCGTCGGACGGCAAGGGCTACGACCGCGACCCGCGCTCGATCGCCAAGCGCGCCGAAGCCTACCTGAAATCGTCGGGCATCGGCGACACCGCCTACTTCGGCCCGGAACCTGAATTCTTCATTTTCGACTCGGTCCGCTGGAAGATCGACATGTCGGGCTGCTTCGTCAAGATCGACTCGGAAGAAGCGTCGTGGTCGACCGACAAGGAATTCGAAGGCGGCAACAGCGGCCACCGCCCGACCGTCAAGGGCGGCTACTTCCCGGTCCCGCCGGTCGATTCGTTCCAGGACATGCGCTCGGAAATGTCGCTGATCCTCGAATCGATGGGCATCCCGGTCGAGGTGCACCACCACGAAGTGGCCGGCGCCGGCCAGAATGAGCTGGGCACCAAGTTCTCGACCCTGGTCGAGCGCGCCGACTGGACCCAGAACCTGAAATACGTGATCTGGAACGTGGCCCACAGCTACGGCAAGACCGCGACCTTCATGCCGAAGCCGATCAACGGCGACAACGGCTCGGGCATGCACGTGCACCAGTCGATCTGGAAAGACGGCAAGAACCTGTTCGCAGGCGACGGCTATGCCGGCCTGTCGGAAACCGCGCTGTTCTACATCGGCGGCATCATCAAGCACGCCCGCGCGCTGAACGCGATCACCAACCCGGGCACCAACTCGTACAAGCGCCTGGTGCCGGGCTACGAAGCCCCGGTCAAGCTGGCCTACTCGGCCCGCAACCGTTCGGCCTCGATCCGCATCCCGCACGTGGCGAACCCGAAAGGCCGCCGCATCGAGACCCGCTTCCCTGATCCGCTGGCCAACGTCTACCTGTGCTTCGCCGCGCTGCTGATGGCGGGCCTGGACGGCATCCAGAACAAGATCCACCCGGGCGAAGCCGCGACCAAGGACCTGTACCACCTGCCGCCTGAAGAAGACAAGCTGATCCCGACCGTGTGCGCCTCGCTCGAAGAAGCGCTGGAAGCCCTGGACAAGGACCGCGAGTTCCTGACCCGCGGCGGCGTGTTCAGCGACAGCATGATCGATGCCTACATCGAGCTGAAGATGAACGAAGTGCAGCGCCTGCGCATGACCCCGCACCCAGCCGAATTCGACATGTACTACTCGTCGTAA
- a CDS encoding rhodanese-like domain-containing protein, with the protein MTTENILAAARQRGAGQPYAGAVTPQEAFELLKSSPKVKLVDVRTNAERDWVGRVAIPDAQHAAVQWATYPGGVPNPDFGAQLEKVASPDEILLFLCRSGVRSRHSARVATELGYANAFDILEGFEGDKDGEGHRKTVGGWCKAGLPWVGA; encoded by the coding sequence ATGACGACAGAAAATATTCTAGCGGCTGCGCGCCAGCGCGGCGCAGGCCAGCCCTATGCCGGTGCGGTGACGCCGCAGGAGGCGTTCGAGCTGCTCAAGAGCAGCCCGAAGGTCAAGCTGGTGGATGTGCGCACCAATGCCGAACGCGACTGGGTGGGCCGGGTCGCCATCCCCGACGCCCAGCATGCCGCGGTGCAGTGGGCCACCTATCCGGGCGGCGTGCCGAACCCGGACTTCGGCGCCCAGCTCGAAAAAGTCGCCAGCCCGGATGAAATCCTGCTGTTCCTGTGCCGCTCGGGCGTGCGCTCGCGCCACAGCGCCCGCGTGGCGACCGAACTCGGTTATGCGAATGCCTTCGACATCCTCGAGGGCTTCGAGGGCGACAAGGATGGCGAAGGCCATCGCAAGACCGTCGGCGGCTGGTGCAAGGCGGGATTGCCGTGGGTGGGTGCATGA
- a CDS encoding CocE/NonD family hydrolase yields MIRRPLSALVLGLLLHFPDAVSTPAFAAGMQAAPDGAPARRSVREAYTKYEYRIPMRDGTRLFTAVYVPKDSSRAYPFLMQRTPYSAGVRAEGALRYGVDWMPESLGPSREFEEAGYIFVVQDVRGRHMSEGAWQEMTPHAKPALGKGEGVEARDMHDTVAWLLKNVPNNNGKVGIWGISYPGFYAAASVIDSHPAIKAASPQAPIADLYMGDDSYHGGAFKLAANFDFYSSFVAAPNPSPKSASGGGFDYDEADGYDFFLKRLTLGAIAGTMSERQRELFMPNIEHDTYDEFWQSRAIGPHMKNVRAAMLTVGGWFDAEDFQGPFTVHDAVKRHNPAAVNKLVVGPWVHGGWMRGDGARLGHVRFDANTSDYFRRNIQFPFFEQHLKGIKPATELAPVTMFETGTNVWRSYDAWPPKPARARTLYFNANGSLTWQQPAGGGMGYDEYVADPKRPVPYIGYPAQGVPREYMVSDQRFAATRPDVLVYQSEVLEEDVTVAGPVLPKLFVSTTGTDADWVVKLIDVYPADYPTPAAPRAGSDVAPPALKLGGYQQLVRGNPLRGKFRNSYQTPEPFVPGKVEAISYELGSVNHTFRRGHRIMVQVQSSWFPLIDLNPQTFMRIPDAKPEDFRKATQRVYRAPGTASGLQLMVMPEVMPEVMSKVIPN; encoded by the coding sequence ATGATTCGCCGTCCGCTGTCCGCTCTCGTCCTCGGTCTCCTGCTTCATTTCCCGGATGCCGTCTCTACACCGGCCTTTGCCGCCGGCATGCAGGCAGCGCCCGATGGCGCTCCCGCCAGGCGCTCCGTGCGCGAAGCCTATACCAAGTACGAATACCGGATCCCGATGCGCGACGGTACCCGCCTGTTCACCGCGGTCTACGTGCCGAAGGACAGCTCGCGCGCCTACCCATTCCTGATGCAGCGTACCCCGTACAGCGCGGGCGTACGCGCCGAAGGAGCGCTGCGCTACGGCGTGGACTGGATGCCGGAATCGCTCGGGCCTTCGCGCGAATTCGAGGAGGCCGGCTACATCTTCGTGGTCCAGGACGTGCGCGGCCGTCACATGTCCGAGGGCGCGTGGCAGGAAATGACGCCGCACGCCAAGCCGGCGCTGGGCAAGGGGGAGGGCGTCGAGGCCCGGGACATGCACGATACCGTTGCCTGGCTGCTCAAGAACGTCCCGAACAACAACGGCAAGGTCGGCATCTGGGGCATCAGCTATCCCGGCTTCTACGCCGCCGCCAGCGTGATCGATTCACATCCGGCGATCAAGGCCGCTTCGCCGCAGGCGCCGATCGCCGACCTGTACATGGGCGACGATTCCTACCATGGCGGCGCGTTCAAGCTGGCCGCCAACTTCGACTTCTACTCGTCCTTCGTCGCGGCGCCGAATCCATCGCCCAAGTCGGCCTCGGGCGGCGGCTTCGATTACGACGAGGCCGACGGCTACGATTTCTTCCTGAAGCGCCTGACGCTGGGCGCGATCGCGGGCACGATGAGCGAGCGCCAGCGCGAGCTGTTCATGCCGAACATCGAGCACGATACCTATGACGAGTTCTGGCAGTCGCGCGCCATCGGCCCGCACATGAAGAACGTCAGGGCGGCGATGCTGACCGTGGGCGGCTGGTTCGATGCCGAGGATTTCCAGGGTCCGTTCACCGTTCACGATGCCGTCAAGCGCCACAATCCGGCCGCGGTGAACAAGCTGGTGGTGGGACCATGGGTGCACGGCGGCTGGATGCGCGGCGACGGCGCGCGGCTCGGCCACGTGCGCTTCGACGCCAATACGAGCGACTACTTCCGGCGCAATATCCAGTTCCCGTTCTTCGAGCAGCACCTGAAAGGCATCAAGCCGGCCACGGAGCTGGCGCCGGTCACCATGTTCGAGACGGGCACCAATGTCTGGCGCAGCTACGACGCCTGGCCGCCGAAGCCGGCCCGGGCGCGCACCCTGTACTTCAACGCCAACGGCAGCCTGACCTGGCAGCAGCCGGCCGGCGGCGGTATGGGCTATGACGAGTACGTGGCCGATCCGAAGCGTCCAGTGCCCTACATCGGCTACCCCGCGCAGGGCGTGCCGCGCGAGTACATGGTGTCCGACCAGCGCTTCGCCGCGACCCGTCCCGACGTGCTGGTGTACCAGAGCGAGGTGCTGGAAGAAGACGTCACGGTTGCCGGCCCCGTGCTGCCGAAGCTGTTCGTCTCGACCACCGGCACTGACGCCGACTGGGTGGTGAAGCTGATCGACGTCTATCCGGCCGACTATCCGACGCCGGCGGCGCCGCGCGCGGGCAGCGACGTCGCCCCGCCGGCCCTGAAGCTGGGCGGCTACCAGCAGCTGGTGCGCGGCAATCCGCTGCGCGGCAAGTTCCGCAACAGCTACCAGACGCCGGAGCCCTTCGTGCCCGGCAAGGTGGAAGCGATCAGCTACGAGCTGGGGTCGGTGAACCACACCTTCCGCCGCGGCCACCGCATCATGGTGCAGGTGCAGAGCTCGTGGTTCCCGCTGATCGACCTGAATCCGCAGACCTTCATGCGCATTCCCGATGCGAAGCCGGAAGACTTCAGGAAGGCGACCCAGCGCGTGTATCGCGCGCCGGGCACGGCCTCGGGACTCCAGCTGATGGTGATGCCTGAGGTGATGCCTGAGGTGATGTCTAAGGTGATCCCTAACTGA